The following are encoded in a window of Camelus ferus isolate YT-003-E chromosome 20, BCGSAC_Cfer_1.0, whole genome shotgun sequence genomic DNA:
- the LOC116658380 gene encoding extensin-like has product MTPPPRTTHPYPYAPTLYTPTPYIRPAPLDPHPVRPPPCTTHTLYNPHTLYDPHPVRPPTPNVTHTRTTPPHMTPPCTTPTPYDPTRTTPHPVRPPPRTTPTLYDPHTLYDPPPRMTPTPYDPHPVRPTPCTTPTPCTTPTPYDPHPVRPTPRTTPHPVRPTPLYDPPPCTTPTPYDPHPVRPPHPVRPPLRTTPHPI; this is encoded by the coding sequence ATGACACCCCCACCCCGTACGACCCACCCTTACCCGTACGCTCCCACCCTGTACACCCCCACCCCGTATATACGACCCGCACCCTTAGACCCCCACCCCGTACGACCCCCACCCTGTACGACCCACACCCTGTACAACCCCCACACCCTGTACGACCCCCACCCTGTacgaccccccacccccaatgtgACCCACACCCGTACGACCCCACCCCATATGACCCCACCCTGTACGACCCCCACCCCGTACGACCCCACCCGTACGACCCCCCACCCTGTACGACCCCCACCCCGTACGACCCCCACCCTGTACGACCCCCACACCCTGTATGACCCGCCACCCCGTATGACCCCCACCCCGTACGACCCCCACCCTGTACGACCCACACCCTGTACAACCCCCACACCCTGTACAACCCCCACCCCGTACGACCCCCACCCTGTACGACCCACACCCCGTACGACCCCCCACCCTGTACGACCCACACCCCTGTACGACCCCCCACCCTGTACGACCCCCACCCCGTACGACCCCCACCCTGTACGACCCCCACACCCTGTACGACCCCCACTCCGTACGACCCCGCACCCCATATGA